The following proteins come from a genomic window of Archocentrus centrarchus isolate MPI-CPG fArcCen1 chromosome 3, fArcCen1, whole genome shotgun sequence:
- the krtcap3 gene encoding keratinocyte-associated protein 3, with amino-acid sequence MCTFDKNKGPGRLMRKGLTLIVIGHINFIFAAIVHGSILRHISKPSQQITTEYTVSNIISVTSGLLSIATGIIAIVVSRNLNVLKVQIGLLIASFLNALLSAACCVGLLLAISITIAHDGRTLMVGCNDTEVPINARSPVGARCPFDTTRIYDTTLAMWIPCAVFSAVEAGLSVWCFMVGLALRGLPPCGNNYIKEQLEEEASRSPHSRHLIGERANPEA; translated from the exons ATGTGCACTTTTG ATAAGAATAAAGGGCCAGGGAGGCTGATGAGAAAGGGGTTGACCCTTATAGTCATCGGCCATATTAACTTCATCTTTGCCGCTATTGTCCATGGCAGCATTCTCCGCCACATTTCCAAACCCAGCCAGCAAATCACCACTGAATACACTGTATCCAACATAATCTCCGTCACCTCGGGCTTGCTG AGCATTGCCACTGGGATCATTGCCATTGTGGTGTCGAGGAACCTTAATGTGCTCAAAGTG CAAATAGGACTTCTGATTGCATCATTCCTGAATGCCTTGCTCTCAGCAGCATGTTGTGTCGGGCTCCTCTTGGCCATTAGTATTACAATTGCCCATGATGGGAGGACTCTGATGGTGGGTTGCAATGACACAGAGGTGCCCATCAATGCTCGGTCACCTGTTGGTGCCCGATGTCCATTTGATACGACAAGGATCTAT GACACCACCCTGGCTATGTGGATTCCTTGTGCCGTGTTTTCAGCAGTTGAAGCTGGACTGTCGGTGTGGTGCTTCATGGTGGGACTGGCTCTCAGAGGGCTGCCACCCTGCGGGAATAACTACATCAAAGAGcag TTGGAGGAAGAGGCTTCGCGCTCTCCTCACAGCCGACACCTGATTGGAGAGCGTGCGAATCCAGAAGCATAA